In a single window of the Acipenser ruthenus chromosome 42, fAciRut3.2 maternal haplotype, whole genome shotgun sequence genome:
- the LOC117967092 gene encoding cysteine/serine-rich nuclear protein 2-like, whose translation MAVLGCTGLKRRFEEVDSESPYSSPKDSDDEVSSSESADSCDSVNLPCSAQFTPTSILRGHRGSSRKRVRFDAVTVFYFSRRQGFTSVPSQGGSSLGMARHHCAIRRYTLGEFAREQESSHRQALRQHLRHEKLRARKMKLTQNGAVLCPAAESLTLEDVSDEELDVEGLEVDDCFFLQPLPTKRRRALLRASGISRIDGEEKSELRAIRLSREECGCDCRLHCDPQHCRCSQAGIKCQVDRMSFPCGCSRDGCGNVAGRIEFNPARVRSHYLHTLLKLEQLERKRQPPAPPHPPEPEPDSLDRENETAVLHLQSAEELERRREEEEEGGDSPGMCLLGQGEEEEEGVILQGELLPGVLCFTESPDEEQLQQQQPQKELLFYQIEPSPVLELRTAEAAPKEGGCGGAALGVHCGAPSDTLRGFGELPGDNAAPSGIGSAQPPSDAEGSSSGGDQGLPSETACLVPGNAFEEGSDGSMLPLDT comes from the exons ATGGCGGTGCTGGGCTGCACGGGGCTCAAGCGGAGGTTCGAGGAGGTGGACAGCGAGTCTCCCTACTCCTCCCCCAAGGACTCAGACGATGAGGTGTCGAGCAGCGAGAGCGCGGACAGCTGCGACAGCGTCAACCTGCCCTGCAGCGCGCAGTTCACCC cCACCTCGATCCTGCGTGGTCACAGAGGCTCCTCTCGGAAGCGGGTTCGCTTCGACGCAGTCACAGTGTTCTACTTCTCCAGGCGGCAGGGCTTCACCAGCGTGCCCAGCCAGGGGGGCAGCTCCCTGGGCATGGCGCGGCACCACTGCGCCATCCGCCGCTACACGCTGGGGGAGTTCGCCCGCGAGCAGGAGAGCAGCCACCGGCAGGCCCTGCGCCAGCACCTCCGACACGAGAAGCTCCGCGCCAGGAAGATGAAG CTGACTCAGAACGGTGCAGTGCTGTGCCCGGCCGCGGAGAGCCTCACTCTGGAGGACGTGTCGGACGAGGAGCTGGACGTGGAGGGGCTGGAGGTGGACGACTGCTTCTTCCTGCAGCCGCTGCCCACCAAGCGGCGCCGGGCCCTGCTGCGCGCCTCGGGGATCTCGCGCATCGACGGGGAGGAGAAGAGCGAGCTGCGCGCCATCCGGCTCTCCCGCGAGGAGTGTGGCTGCGACTGCCGGCTCCACTGTGACCCGCAGCACTGCCGCTGCAGCCAGGCCGGGATCAAGTGCCAG GTGGATCGCATGTCGTTCCCATGTGGCTGTTCCCGGGACGGCTGTGGGAACGTGGCGGGGCGCATCGAGTTCAACCCGGCGCGGGTCCGATCTCACTACCTGCAcaccctcctgaagctggagcaGCTGGAGAGGAAGAGGCAGCCCCCtgcgcccccccacccccctgaaCCCGAGCCCGACAGCCTGGACCGCGAGAACGAGACGGCCGTGCTGCACCTGCAGAGCGCCGAGGAGCTGGAAcgcaggagagaggaggaggaggagggaggggacaGCCCGGGAATGTGCCTCCTGGggcagggggaggaggaggaggagggggtgatCCTGCAAGGGGAGCTGCTTCCGGGGGTGCTGTGCTTCACCGAGAGCCCCGACGAGGAGCAGCTTCAACAGCAGCAGCCCCAGAAGGAGCTGCTGTTCTACCAGATTgagcccagcccagtcctggaGCTCCGCACTGCTGAGGCAGCCCCTAAAGAGGGGGGTTGTGGAGGAGCGGCACTGGGGGTGCACTGCGGGGCTCCTTCGGACACGCTACGAGGGTTTGGGGAGCTCCCTGGTGACAACGCTGCCCCCTCCGGGATCGGGAGCGCCCAGCCGCCCAGCGACGCTGAGGGTTCCTCGTCCGGGGGTGACCAGGGGCTGCCCTCGGAGACCGCCTGCCTGGTCCCCGGCAACGCCTTCGAAGAGGGGAGCGACGGCTCCATGCTGCCCCTCGACACTTGA